The following coding sequences are from one Planctomycetaceae bacterium window:
- the map gene encoding type I methionyl aminopeptidase, whose protein sequence is MAIRLKTAEQIEKMRRAGRIVRQVLKALGERVAPGVTTKELDDQAERIMRQAGAEGLFKGVPGKDGAGPFPGYICASINDEVVHGIPSTRAIRSGDIVSIDFGVRLDGWCADAAETFVVGPVPPDVQRLVDVTRNTLAMAREMVRPGRRWSDVAAVMQQYVEDEGFSVVQEFVGHGIGEAMWEDPKVPNFVSGDLRRRDIDLVEGLVLAVEPMVNLGRRTVQYARDGWTVVTRDGKPSAHFEDTLAVTATGCRVLTAE, encoded by the coding sequence CGATCCGGCTCAAGACTGCCGAGCAGATCGAGAAGATGCGCCGCGCCGGGCGAATTGTCCGGCAAGTGCTCAAGGCCCTGGGCGAGCGAGTCGCTCCGGGCGTGACAACTAAAGAGTTGGACGACCAGGCCGAGCGGATCATGCGCCAGGCCGGTGCGGAAGGGCTCTTCAAGGGCGTCCCCGGAAAAGACGGGGCCGGTCCTTTTCCGGGCTACATCTGCGCCTCGATCAATGACGAGGTCGTCCACGGGATACCTTCGACGCGGGCCATCCGCTCGGGCGACATCGTCAGCATCGACTTCGGCGTGCGCCTGGACGGTTGGTGTGCCGACGCGGCTGAGACGTTTGTCGTCGGCCCGGTGCCCCCCGACGTGCAGCGCCTGGTGGATGTGACGCGGAACACGCTGGCGATGGCGCGGGAGATGGTTCGTCCGGGGCGGCGCTGGTCGGACGTGGCGGCCGTCATGCAGCAGTATGTCGAAGACGAAGGTTTCTCGGTGGTTCAGGAGTTTGTCGGTCATGGGATCGGCGAGGCGATGTGGGAGGACCCCAAGGTTCCGAACTTCGTCTCGGGCGATTTGCGGCGTCGGGACATCGACCTGGTGGAGGGGCTGGTGCTGGCGGTGGAACCGATGGTGAATCTGGGGCGTCGCACAGTGCAGTACGCCCGGGACGGGTGGACTGTGGTGACGCGTGACGGGAAACCGTCGGCTCACTTTGAAGACACGCTGGCAGTGACGGCAACGGGCTGCCGGGTGTTGACGGCGGAGTGA
- the rpmJ gene encoding 50S ribosomal protein L36 — translation MKVKSSVKRMCENCRVVRRKGVVRVICSNPKHKQRQG, via the coding sequence ATGAAAGTGAAATCGTCAGTGAAGCGGATGTGTGAGAATTGTCGCGTCGTGCGCCGCAAGGGCGTGGTGCGCGTCATCTGCAGCAATCCCAAGCATAAACAGCGCCAGGGCTGA
- the rpsM gene encoding 30S ribosomal protein S13, producing MPRLAGVDIPNEKATLISLQYIHGIGSKIALDICTKLQIDVNKKAKDLTEDEVSKIATMIDNDFVIEGQLRRQVQQHIARLRDIGCYRGLRHRRGLPVRGQRTKTNARTRKGPRKTVAGKKSVKEMR from the coding sequence ATGCCGCGTTTGGCAGGTGTGGACATTCCGAACGAGAAAGCGACGTTGATCTCGCTGCAGTACATCCATGGGATCGGGTCCAAGATCGCCCTGGACATCTGCACGAAACTGCAGATCGACGTCAACAAGAAGGCCAAGGACCTGACCGAAGACGAAGTCTCGAAGATCGCCACGATGATCGACAACGACTTTGTGATCGAAGGTCAGTTGCGCCGCCAGGTGCAGCAGCACATTGCCCGCCTGCGGGACATCGGCTGCTACCGCGGTCTGAGGCACCGCCGCGGCCTGCCCGTGCGCGGACAGCGCACCAAGACCAACGCCCGCACCCGCAAGGGCCCCCGCAAGACCGTCGCCGGCAAGAAGTCGGTTAAGGAGATGCGTTAG
- the rpsK gene encoding 30S ribosomal protein S11, translating to MAKEQEKEQAPEQAGAPAASGEAPAADTAAAPKKSKKSKRSVAKGIVHVKATFNNTLVTITDMDGEVLVTESAGTVGFKGSRKSTPFAAQRAAEQAAIKVRKMGLNEVEVRVKGPGSGRESAVTSLQAAGLRISSIEDVTPIPHNGCRPRKKRRV from the coding sequence ATGGCAAAGGAACAGGAAAAAGAACAGGCCCCCGAGCAGGCTGGCGCGCCCGCGGCATCGGGCGAGGCCCCGGCCGCCGATACCGCCGCGGCCCCCAAGAAAAGCAAGAAGTCCAAGCGCAGCGTCGCCAAGGGCATCGTCCACGTCAAGGCCACCTTCAACAACACGCTGGTGACCATCACCGACATGGACGGGGAAGTGCTGGTGACGGAGTCGGCCGGCACGGTCGGATTCAAGGGCTCGCGCAAGAGCACGCCCTTTGCCGCCCAGCGCGCGGCGGAACAGGCGGCCATCAAGGTCCGCAAGATGGGACTTAACGAAGTCGAAGTGCGAGTGAAAGGCCCCGGCAGCGGGCGCGAAAGCGCCGTGACGTCGCTGCAGGCGGCAGGGTTACGAATTTCCTCGATTGAAGATGTCACGCCGATTCCTCACAACGGGTGCCGCCCGCGTAAGAAACGACGTGTCTAA
- the rpsD gene encoding 30S ribosomal protein S4, whose product MGRYTGPSCRLCRREGIKLMLKGTRCETAKCAMEKQWRNMPPGQHSWRRGRGSEYGVRLREKQKVKRYYGVFETQFRKYFAMAERQRGNTGAALLSILERRLDNVVQKLGFALSRAAARQAISTGHIHVNGRKLDIPSYLVKVGDRVTVKPADRSQKLIRRSLEVRGEAGLQNWLKLDMAKLEADIIALPTRDDVMIPVEEQLIVELCSQ is encoded by the coding sequence ATGGGACGCTACACCGGACCGTCATGCAGGTTGTGCCGACGCGAGGGCATCAAACTGATGCTCAAGGGAACTCGCTGTGAAACCGCCAAGTGCGCCATGGAAAAACAGTGGCGCAATATGCCTCCGGGCCAGCACAGCTGGCGCCGCGGGCGCGGTAGCGAATACGGCGTGCGCCTGCGCGAAAAACAAAAAGTGAAACGCTACTACGGCGTCTTCGAAACGCAGTTCCGCAAGTACTTCGCCATGGCCGAACGCCAGCGCGGAAATACCGGCGCGGCCCTGCTGAGCATCCTGGAACGCCGCCTGGACAACGTCGTGCAGAAGTTGGGCTTTGCCCTCTCCCGCGCCGCGGCCCGACAGGCGATCTCCACCGGACACATTCACGTGAATGGCCGCAAGCTGGACATCCCCAGCTACCTGGTGAAGGTAGGCGACCGCGTGACGGTCAAGCCCGCCGATCGCAGCCAGAAGCTGATTCGCCGGTCGCTGGAAGTTCGGGGCGAGGCGGGTCTGCAGAACTGGTTGAAGCTGGACATGGCAAAACTCGAAGCGGATATCATCGCCCTGCCGACGCGGGATGACGTGATGATTCCGGTGGAAGAACAATTGATCGTTGAGCTGTGCAGCCAGTAA
- a CDS encoding DNA-directed RNA polymerase subunit alpha — translation MRVRWRGLELPTRVLSDQSVSTPTYGRFMIEPFERGFGTTVGNSLRRILLSSLEGAAVTSIKIAKADHEFTSIKGVLEDVTDIVLNIKSLVVKSHSDEAKIARIHSEVKGPVTAGMIEADPAIEIIDVDHHLLTLTDNVPLDMELIIQKGRGYQAADEMIDPDADQELGRIYVDASFSPVTRVRYRTEDTRVGQKVNYDRLVLEIWTNGTVTPEMAMVEAAKILRKHLNPFVQYFELGEQIVESAPSAGPQEIDAELQRKLNMSVHEMELSVRSNNCLEAAKIETVGQLARLTEAELLQIRSFGKTSLREVKRKLDEMGLSLGMNLPPMGDEGPGGAGE, via the coding sequence ATGAGAGTCAGGTGGCGCGGTCTGGAATTGCCCACGCGGGTCTTGAGCGATCAGAGCGTTTCCACCCCGACGTACGGACGGTTCATGATCGAACCGTTCGAGCGCGGGTTTGGAACAACGGTCGGAAACTCCCTGCGACGCATCCTGCTCAGCAGCTTGGAAGGCGCCGCGGTCACGAGCATCAAGATCGCCAAGGCGGATCATGAATTTACCTCCATCAAGGGCGTCCTGGAAGATGTCACCGACATCGTCCTGAACATCAAGAGCCTGGTCGTCAAGAGCCACTCCGACGAGGCCAAGATCGCCCGCATCCACAGCGAAGTCAAAGGTCCGGTCACCGCCGGGATGATCGAGGCCGATCCGGCCATCGAGATCATCGACGTCGACCACCACCTGTTGACGCTCACCGACAACGTCCCGCTGGACATGGAACTGATCATCCAGAAGGGGCGAGGCTACCAGGCCGCCGACGAAATGATCGACCCCGATGCCGACCAGGAACTCGGTCGCATCTACGTCGACGCGTCCTTCTCGCCGGTGACCCGCGTGCGATACCGCACCGAAGACACCCGCGTCGGGCAGAAGGTCAACTACGACCGGCTCGTGCTGGAGATCTGGACCAACGGAACCGTCACGCCCGAGATGGCGATGGTCGAGGCCGCCAAGATTCTCCGCAAGCACCTCAACCCGTTCGTGCAGTACTTCGAGCTGGGCGAGCAGATCGTCGAGTCGGCCCCGTCGGCCGGTCCGCAGGAGATCGACGCCGAACTGCAGCGCAAGCTCAACATGAGCGTGCATGAGATGGAACTGTCGGTGCGGAGCAACAACTGCCTGGAAGCGGCCAAGATCGAGACGGTCGGTCAACTGGCCCGCCTGACCGAGGCCGAACTGCTCCAGATCCGCAGCTTTGGCAAGACCTCGCTGCGCGAGGTGAAACGCAAGCTCGATGAAATGGGCTTGTCGCTGGGCATGAACCTGCCCCCCATGGGCGACGAAGGCCCCGGCGGCGCCGGCGAATAA
- the rplQ gene encoding 50S ribosomal protein L17 produces MRHRVSGRQLSRNSAHRKALRRNMAASLLQHETIRTTEPKAKELRRFVEKLITTARKGTLHARRLIIAELGHDRAMFNVEEEMEDKTVVQKLFDEIAPRYADRPGGYTRIIRISDHRIGDNGSQVILQLVETTKAVEPKKRGKKKADQTDAKSEE; encoded by the coding sequence ATGCGTCATCGTGTATCCGGAAGACAACTAAGCCGCAACAGCGCCCACCGAAAGGCCTTGAGACGGAATATGGCCGCGTCGCTGCTGCAGCACGAAACCATTCGCACCACCGAGCCCAAGGCCAAGGAGCTTCGCCGATTCGTCGAGAAGCTCATCACCACGGCCAGGAAGGGCACCCTGCACGCGCGACGGTTGATCATCGCCGAACTCGGCCATGACCGCGCGATGTTCAACGTCGAGGAAGAGATGGAAGACAAGACCGTCGTCCAGAAGCTCTTCGACGAGATCGCCCCGCGCTACGCCGACCGTCCCGGCGGCTACACCCGCATCATCCGCATCAGCGACCACCGCATCGGCGACAACGGCTCGCAGGTCATCCTGCAACTGGTCGAGACGACCAAGGCCGTCGAACCGAAAAAGCGCGGCAAGAAGAAAGCGGACCAGACCGACGCCAAGAGCGAGGAATAA
- a CDS encoding substrate-binding domain-containing protein, producing the protein MAAQRQIATTRKHKPRKTDKTAPLRVLAIEMPVGMTDPILEQAGKAGWILSMSRYYHGTSARQCIEWWGADGVLVGPAADDAPHDYWDDCPVPVVHVSGWVAARNAIIPDCRAAGRMAAEHLIEHGFRRLVYLMMGAQEYVMGQREGFLSAAAAAGIDAVSVDWYDKWREFGEGPPGLRRFLAHTLAAMGPPVGLMVDEDWTALEAVEACREEGLEVPDRVAIVGVGNSPTICVNARVPLSSVDLNYGEMARQAITILADRMAGKNIPPGRVAVAPRGLVARRSSDILAADHPQVAKAIRFMWDRYADAGVGTPQVVAATSLSRTALTRAFKQCLGRTITKVLLDLRLRHARELLATTPLKVLQVASRCGFADANSLRGVLRRQSGAGPRAWRHQQQDGAAAPD; encoded by the coding sequence ATGGCCGCACAGCGACAGATCGCCACGACCCGCAAACACAAGCCGCGCAAAACGGACAAGACCGCGCCCCTTCGCGTACTGGCTATTGAAATGCCCGTCGGTATGACCGACCCGATTCTCGAGCAGGCGGGCAAGGCCGGATGGATCCTCTCGATGTCACGCTACTACCATGGGACCTCGGCCAGGCAGTGCATCGAATGGTGGGGCGCCGATGGCGTGCTGGTCGGCCCTGCTGCCGACGACGCCCCGCACGACTACTGGGATGACTGCCCCGTTCCGGTGGTTCACGTCAGCGGATGGGTTGCCGCGCGAAACGCCATCATTCCCGACTGCCGCGCTGCCGGACGCATGGCGGCAGAACACCTCATCGAACATGGATTTCGCCGCCTGGTCTACCTCATGATGGGCGCTCAGGAATATGTGATGGGCCAGCGCGAGGGATTTCTCTCTGCCGCCGCGGCGGCAGGAATCGATGCCGTCTCCGTCGACTGGTACGACAAATGGAGGGAGTTTGGGGAGGGGCCGCCGGGACTGCGGCGGTTTCTGGCCCATACCCTGGCGGCTATGGGTCCACCGGTGGGGTTGATGGTAGACGAGGACTGGACGGCGCTGGAGGCGGTCGAGGCCTGCCGCGAAGAAGGACTCGAGGTGCCCGACCGCGTGGCGATCGTCGGGGTGGGCAACTCCCCCACCATCTGCGTCAACGCCCGCGTTCCGCTTTCCAGCGTGGACCTCAACTACGGCGAAATGGCCCGCCAGGCCATCACGATCCTGGCCGACCGAATGGCGGGAAAGAACATCCCGCCCGGACGAGTGGCCGTGGCGCCACGCGGCCTCGTCGCCCGCCGCAGCAGCGACATCCTCGCCGCCGACCACCCACAGGTCGCCAAGGCCATTCGGTTCATGTGGGACCGCTATGCCGACGCCGGCGTGGGCACACCGCAAGTGGTGGCCGCCACCAGCTTATCGCGCACGGCGTTGACGCGGGCGTTCAAGCAATGCCTCGGCCGCACGATCACCAAAGTGCTGCTGGACCTGCGGCTTCGACACGCGCGGGAGCTTCTGGCGACGACGCCGCTGAAGGTGCTGCAGGTGGCTTCCCGCTGCGGCTTTGCCGACGCCAACTCCTTGCGCGGGGTCCTTCGCCGCCAAAGCGGCGCCGGACCGCGCGCCTGGCGGCACCAACAACAAGACGGTGCCGCGGCGCCGGACTGA
- a CDS encoding PEP-CTERM sorting domain-containing protein (PEP-CTERM proteins occur, often in large numbers, in the proteomes of bacteria that also encode an exosortase, a predicted intramembrane cysteine proteinase. The presence of a PEP-CTERM domain at a protein's C-terminus predicts cleavage within the sorting domain, followed by covalent anchoring to some some component of the (usually Gram-negative) cell surface. Many PEP-CTERM proteins exhibit an unusual sequence composition that includes large numbers of potential glycosylation sites. Expression of one such protein has been shown restore the ability of a bacterium to form floc, a type of biofilm.) — protein MKHLVMTGVTLVLALCLAGAASAAVITPASYSYVPGNGPNDPSSLDSACTKLTNGIYGPFTEAQAQLGGDFETDTVRVIGWTEGATGHLIADFNLGGTCTVDSVTLHYVTYSPYWGYAPDSVTVSFSSDGLTYSGEQTLAGGWAANDQWWGGDNSGTVTLTGSPTANYVRVDIAIQSEPNGNSSLFLNEIQLDGTPIPEPVTMSLLALGGLAALIRRRRAS, from the coding sequence ATGAAACACCTCGTGATGACTGGAGTAACCCTTGTACTGGCTCTGTGCCTGGCCGGGGCTGCCTCGGCGGCGGTGATCACGCCTGCAAGTTACTCGTATGTCCCGGGCAACGGGCCCAACGACCCATCGTCTTTGGACTCGGCATGCACCAAGTTGACCAACGGGATCTACGGGCCGTTCACAGAAGCGCAGGCTCAGCTGGGCGGGGATTTTGAAACCGACACTGTCCGCGTGATCGGTTGGACCGAGGGCGCTACCGGCCACCTGATTGCTGACTTCAACCTCGGTGGTACCTGCACGGTGGACTCCGTTACGCTTCACTATGTGACATACAGCCCGTACTGGGGCTACGCGCCCGACTCCGTGACGGTCTCCTTCAGCTCTGATGGCCTGACCTATTCCGGCGAGCAGACGCTCGCTGGCGGCTGGGCCGCCAACGACCAGTGGTGGGGTGGTGACAATAGCGGCACCGTGACGTTGACAGGCAGCCCCACGGCCAACTATGTTCGCGTAGACATCGCCATCCAGTCTGAGCCCAATGGCAATAGCAGCCTTTTTCTCAACGAAATTCAACTGGATGGCACCCCCATCCCCGAGCCGGTGACGATGAGCCTGCTGGCGCTGGGCGGCCTGGCCGCCTTGATCCGCCGCCGAAGGGCGTCGTAG
- a CDS encoding DNRLRE domain-containing protein, which produces MRVGLISAMLVLAILPAMAAAEPQLLNGDFESYGAAYTSTDFGEWRTLRAVSNWTNLSGLNYQASSAMAGFEETPSISRYLRLVDDVGQTAPQNVGHIVQDLGVMTAGETYIFTADAFRSANTHSSITDYGVTASFVTAATTTADILGGGLASQTLTIATPGVSDTFNFQYTATEADTGNRLYLRLDATPVAAGHCTRGGIDNADLTVLVDGKINVAGKNNLGTRDQTGSKIETEYVYRQDAPITINGVATSTVYTGTHDTTVYEDDAGKAEDDPTRMHGDSAGLVIDPSCTSQNGNQGQSFLRFGDFVGTGEGQVSQGTKITRAYVGISQTDGIDYAPFWVYARRLNGAWDEASLTWDTVTFNGNVQGGLQVDGVECSTDSAFIIPAGVNLVYQRYSLDATGDIQYFIDHPELNNGWGLPPTAAWDYKGMDLVSSEGGEADRPTLTVYADMGQTMTTLAVDQTYVFELSTPADSDRLKAYQFGLTAEAILDLNGAILEVNIFAGATPVSGAYRLLQADTLVGNFADIILPDIAGAVWDLSGLSAGGDGYLRLSVPEPATLSLLALGATATMIRRRRR; this is translated from the coding sequence ATGCGAGTTGGCCTCATCTCAGCAATGCTGGTCCTGGCGATCCTGCCCGCCATGGCCGCAGCGGAACCGCAGCTGCTCAATGGCGACTTCGAAAGCTACGGCGCGGCCTACACCTCGACCGATTTCGGGGAGTGGCGCACGCTGCGGGCGGTGAGCAACTGGACGAACCTGTCGGGTCTGAACTACCAGGCCTCCAGCGCGATGGCGGGATTTGAAGAGACGCCTTCGATCAGCCGCTATCTCAGGCTCGTCGATGACGTCGGTCAGACCGCGCCCCAGAACGTCGGGCACATCGTGCAGGATTTGGGCGTGATGACGGCGGGCGAGACGTACATCTTCACCGCCGACGCGTTCCGGTCAGCCAACACCCACTCCTCGATCACCGACTACGGCGTGACGGCCAGCTTCGTCACCGCCGCGACGACCACGGCCGACATTCTTGGCGGCGGCTTGGCCAGCCAGACGCTGACGATCGCGACCCCCGGCGTCAGCGACACGTTCAACTTCCAATATACTGCCACCGAGGCCGACACGGGCAATCGCCTGTACCTGCGCCTGGACGCGACGCCCGTGGCGGCAGGCCATTGTACGCGCGGCGGCATCGACAACGCCGATCTGACGGTGCTGGTCGACGGAAAGATCAACGTCGCCGGCAAGAACAACCTGGGCACGCGCGACCAGACTGGCTCAAAGATCGAGACCGAGTACGTCTATCGTCAGGATGCCCCGATCACCATCAATGGCGTCGCCACCAGCACGGTCTACACCGGCACGCATGATACGACCGTATACGAAGATGACGCGGGCAAGGCCGAAGACGACCCGACGCGCATGCACGGCGATTCGGCGGGACTGGTGATCGACCCTTCATGCACCAGCCAGAACGGCAACCAGGGGCAGTCGTTCCTTCGGTTCGGCGACTTCGTGGGAACGGGCGAGGGGCAGGTCTCCCAGGGCACGAAGATCACCCGCGCGTACGTGGGGATCTCGCAGACCGACGGCATCGACTACGCGCCCTTCTGGGTCTATGCCCGCCGCCTCAACGGCGCCTGGGACGAAGCCTCTTTGACGTGGGATACCGTCACCTTCAACGGCAATGTCCAGGGCGGCCTGCAAGTGGATGGTGTCGAGTGCTCCACCGATAGCGCCTTTATCATTCCGGCTGGAGTGAACCTCGTCTACCAACGTTACAGCCTCGACGCCACCGGAGATATCCAGTATTTCATCGATCATCCTGAACTGAACAACGGATGGGGCCTGCCGCCGACTGCCGCATGGGACTATAAAGGCATGGACCTGGTTTCATCCGAAGGCGGCGAGGCCGACCGTCCGACGCTTACCGTCTATGCCGACATGGGGCAGACCATGACGACTCTGGCGGTCGACCAGACCTATGTCTTCGAACTTTCCACGCCGGCCGATTCCGACCGACTCAAAGCCTACCAGTTCGGCCTGACAGCCGAGGCCATTTTGGACCTCAACGGCGCGATTCTGGAAGTGAATATCTTCGCTGGCGCCACGCCCGTCAGCGGCGCTTATCGCCTGCTGCAGGCCGACACGCTGGTGGGAAACTTCGCCGACATCATTCTGCCTGACATTGCCGGGGCGGTCTGGGACCTCAGCGGCCTGTCAGCCGGCGGCGATGGATACCTGCGCCTGAGCGTGCCCGAGCCGGCGACCCTGAGCCTGCTGGCGCTAGGCGCCACAGCGACGATGATCCGCCGGCGACGGCGGTAG
- a CDS encoding HIT family protein: MSDCIFCKIAAGQIPCAKVLEDDVCVAFMDIGPLAQGHVLLIPKAHAEQLDEMDPAAAGAMLAHLPALVGAVKAATGCEGVNVLQNNGAAAHQEVMHVHFHIIPRNAGDAFHFNWPAGKYPEGKAQQLAMAIRANL; the protein is encoded by the coding sequence ATGAGCGACTGCATTTTCTGTAAGATAGCGGCGGGGCAGATCCCTTGCGCCAAGGTGCTCGAGGACGACGTGTGCGTGGCGTTCATGGACATCGGCCCGCTGGCCCAGGGGCATGTGCTGCTGATCCCCAAGGCCCACGCCGAGCAGCTTGACGAGATGGACCCCGCCGCGGCCGGGGCGATGCTCGCCCATCTGCCGGCGCTGGTGGGGGCGGTCAAGGCCGCCACCGGCTGCGAGGGCGTCAACGTGCTGCAGAACAATGGAGCGGCCGCCCATCAGGAAGTCATGCACGTACACTTCCACATCATCCCTCGCAACGCCGGCGACGCGTTCCACTTCAACTGGCCCGCGGGAAAATATCCCGAGGGCAAGGCCCAGCAACTGGCGATGGCGATCAGGGCGAATCTGTGA